A single window of Labeo rohita strain BAU-BD-2019 chromosome 4, IGBB_LRoh.1.0, whole genome shotgun sequence DNA harbors:
- the LOC127164369 gene encoding protein bicaudal D homolog 1 isoform X7: MAAGGGGGGCGESVDHYRAEVERLTRELAEANREKVRAAECGLAVLEENQTLKQQYAELEAEQETLRQELEQLQEVQAFSQAYTTQRKVAEDGETNEETLLQESATKEAYYMGRLLEQQAELKSSRSHASCTEAENERLGSILQELRESNEMLELQRSRMREEIREYKFREARLLQDYTELEEENISLQKLVSTLKQNQVEYEGLKHEIKVLEEETALLNSQLEDALRLKDISESQLEEALDSLKSEREQKYALRKELAHHLTVCDGGFSSGCAHLIALTSAPPSGSATPTAATSPSSEDGSKCNGHLLQGATGSVLSRLNGDFRPGLRKSEILTPDLFSELNGPEILKLRQQLQQVEREKASLLNSLQESQALLRHTQGALTEQHDKNIRLGERFRKLRRQRSSKENKEEEEDEEEEATCIPGVQEGPSLELLQCKYRVAVTEVVGLKAELKEVKDRYNECVEARVRAEEQGKVQMQGLETQVAQLERSCRESREKAVNLERQLRAANNTALETQGILGNAQDELATFSEELAQLYHHVCLCNNETPNRVTLDYYRQGRTPTRMPKGQDDHRVLLTPRLARRLAAINAATSAESRSPSDSPSKEPLTAEQSPVRTPLGSPVVSASSSSSSSSPAPESATCSDLRREPTNIHHLNAIIRDQIKHLQKAVDRSLQLSRQRAAASELAPLMDKDKEACMEEILKLKSLLSTKREQIATLRLVLKANKQTAEVALANLKSKYENEKTMVTETMMKLRNELKALKEDAATFSSLRAMFATRCDEYVSQLDEMQRQLAAAEDEKKTLNSLLRMAIQQKLALTQKLEDLEFDQEQSHRTRVGKPSRLRSSTPKIVSSLLLPQCHSATKN; encoded by the exons GCTTTCAGCCAGGCGTACACCACCCAAAGGAAGGTGGCTGAAGACGGGGAGACCAACGAGGAGACGCTGTTGCAGGAGTCGGCCACTAAGGAAGCGTACTACATGGGTCGCCTGCTGGAGCAGCAGGCCGAGCTGAAGAGCAGCAGATCGCATGCGTCCTGCACGGAGGCCGAGAACGAGAGACTCGGCAGCATCCTACAGGAGCTGAGAGAG AGTAATGAGATGTTGGAGTTGCAGAGAAGCCGCATGAGAGAGGAGATCAGGGAGTATAAATTCAGAGAGGCCAGATTACTGCAAGACTACACCGAACTGGAGGAGGAGAACATCTCGCTGCAGAAACTGGTGTCCACGCTCAAGCAGAACCAG GTGGAATATGAAGGCTTGAAGCACGAAATCAAAGTTCTGGAGGAGGAAACAGCCTTGCTCAACAGCCAATTAGAAGATGCGCTGCGCCTGAAGGACATCTCTGAGAGCCAGTTAGAAGAGGCTTTGGATTCTCTGAAAAGCGAGCGAGAACAAAAGTATGCGTTGCGTAAAGAATTAGCACATCATCTGACCGTGTGCGACGGGGGTTTCAGCTCAGGCTGTGCCCATCTGATCGCCCTGACCTCAGCGCCACCTAGTGGTAGCGCCACCCCGACGGCCGCCACATCGCCCAGCAGCGAGGACGGTAGCAAATGCAACGGGCATCTGCTTCAGGGCGCGACGGGTTCAGTTCTAAGCCGACTGAACGGAGACTTCAGGCCAGGATTGAGAAAGAGTGAAATCTTGACCCCTGACCTCTTTAGTGAGCTCAATGGACCGGAAATCCTGAAACTGAGACAACAGCTTCAGCAG GTGGAACGTGAAAAAGCGTCTTTGCTCAACAGCTTGCAGGAATCACAAGCTTTGCTCCGTCACACACAGGGGGCGCTGACGGAGCAGCACGACAAGAACATTCGCTTGGGCGAACGCTTCCGAAAACTTCGCCGCCAGCGCAGCAGCAAGGAAAAcaaggaggaagaggaggacgAAGAAGAGGAGGCAACATGCATCCCTGGTGTCCAGGAGGGCCCGAGTCTGGAATTGCTGCAATGTAAATACAGGGTGGCTGTGACGGAGGTCGTCGGACTGAAGGCGGAGCTTAAGGAGGTGAAGGATAGATATAATGAGTGCGTGGAGGCAAGAGTGCGGGCGGAGGAGCAGGGCAAGGTGCAGATGCAAGGGCTGGAGACGCAAGTGGCGCAACTGGAGCGCAGCTGCAGGGAAAGCCGAGAGAAGGCGGTGAATCTGGAGCGCCAGCTGCGGGCAGCCAATAACACGGCTTTGGAGACGCAGGGAATCCTGGGAAATGCTCAAGACGAGCTGGCGACATTTAGTGAGGAGTTAGCGCAACTTTACCACCACGTCTGCCTGTGCAACAATGAGACACCCAACCGCGTTACGCTGGACTATTACCGGCAGGGCCGGACCCCGACGCGCATGCCCAAGGGGCAGGACGACCACCGCGTGCTGTTGACCCCACGGCTCGCACGCCGCTTAGCGGCGATTAACGCCGCGACATCCGCCGAGTCCCGCAGCCCGTCGGACTCACCATCCAAAGAACCTCTCACTGCTGAGCAGAGCCCGGTCCGTACGCCGCTGGGTTCGCCTGTTGTTAGTGCCTCTTCATCGTCGTCCTCGTCATCCCCAGCACCCGAGTCGGCCACGTGCTCCGACCTCCGCCGCGAACCCACCAACATCCACCACCTCAACGCCATTATCCGCGACCAGATCAAGCACTTGCAGAAAGCGGTGGACCGCTCACTCCAGCTGTCCCGCCAGAGAGCGGCCGCCAGTGAACTCGCCCCGCTGATGGACAAGGACAAGGAGGCCTGCATGGAGGAGATTCTCAAGCTCAAGTCTCTCCTGAGCACAAAGAGGGAGCAGATCGCAACCTTGCGCCTTGTGCTCAAAGCCAACAAGCAG ACGGCTGAGGTGGCTCTGGCCAATCTGAAGAGTAAATACGAGAACGAGAAGACCATGGTGACGGAGACCATGATGAAGCTGAGGAACGAGCTAAAGGCCTTGAAAGAGGATGCGGCCACCTTCTCTTCACTAAGAGCCATGTTTGCCACACG GTGTGATGAGTATGTGTCTCAGCTGGACGAGATGCAGAGACAACTCGCTGCGGCGGAGGACGAGAAAAAGACCCTCAACTCTCTCCTCCGCATGGCCATCCAGCAAAAACTCGCCCTCACGCAGAAACTAGAAGACCTGGAGTTTGACCAAGAGCAGTCACACCGGACCCGCGTGGGAAAACCGTCCCGGCTGAGGAGCAGCACGCCCAAA ATAGTCAGCAGCCTCCTCCTGCCTCAGTGCCACAGCGCCACCAAGAACTAA
- the LOC127164369 gene encoding protein bicaudal D homolog 1 isoform X8: MAAGGGGGGCGESVDHYRAEVERLTRELAEANREKVRAAECGLAVLEENQTLKQQYAELEAEQETLRQELEQLQEAFSQAYTTQRKVAEDGETNEETLLQESATKEAYYMGRLLEQQAELKSSRSHASCTEAENERLGSILQELRESNEMLELQRSRMREEIREYKFREARLLQDYTELEEENISLQKLVSTLKQNQVEYEGLKHEIKVLEEETALLNSQLEDALRLKDISESQLEEALDSLKSEREQKYALRKELAHHLTVCDGGFSSGCAHLIALTSAPPSGSATPTAATSPSSEDGSKCNGHLLQGATGSVLSRLNGDFRPGLRKSEILTPDLFSELNGPEILKLRQQLQQVEREKASLLNSLQESQALLRHTQGALTEQHDKNIRLGERFRKLRRQRSSKENKEEEEDEEEEATCIPGVQEGPSLELLQCKYRVAVTEVVGLKAELKEVKDRYNECVEARVRAEEQGKVQMQGLETQVAQLERSCRESREKAVNLERQLRAANNTALETQGILGNAQDELATFSEELAQLYHHVCLCNNETPNRVTLDYYRQGRTPTRMPKGQDDHRVLLTPRLARRLAAINAATSAESRSPSDSPSKEPLTAEQSPVRTPLGSPVVSASSSSSSSSPAPESATCSDLRREPTNIHHLNAIIRDQIKHLQKAVDRSLQLSRQRAAASELAPLMDKDKEACMEEILKLKSLLSTKREQIATLRLVLKANKQTAEVALANLKSKYENEKTMVTETMMKLRNELKALKEDAATFSSLRAMFATRCDEYVSQLDEMQRQLAAAEDEKKTLNSLLRMAIQQKLALTQKLEDLEFDQEQSHRTRVGKPSRLRSSTPKIVSSLLLPQCHSATKN, encoded by the exons GCTTTCAGCCAGGCGTACACCACCCAAAGGAAGGTGGCTGAAGACGGGGAGACCAACGAGGAGACGCTGTTGCAGGAGTCGGCCACTAAGGAAGCGTACTACATGGGTCGCCTGCTGGAGCAGCAGGCCGAGCTGAAGAGCAGCAGATCGCATGCGTCCTGCACGGAGGCCGAGAACGAGAGACTCGGCAGCATCCTACAGGAGCTGAGAGAG AGTAATGAGATGTTGGAGTTGCAGAGAAGCCGCATGAGAGAGGAGATCAGGGAGTATAAATTCAGAGAGGCCAGATTACTGCAAGACTACACCGAACTGGAGGAGGAGAACATCTCGCTGCAGAAACTGGTGTCCACGCTCAAGCAGAACCAG GTGGAATATGAAGGCTTGAAGCACGAAATCAAAGTTCTGGAGGAGGAAACAGCCTTGCTCAACAGCCAATTAGAAGATGCGCTGCGCCTGAAGGACATCTCTGAGAGCCAGTTAGAAGAGGCTTTGGATTCTCTGAAAAGCGAGCGAGAACAAAAGTATGCGTTGCGTAAAGAATTAGCACATCATCTGACCGTGTGCGACGGGGGTTTCAGCTCAGGCTGTGCCCATCTGATCGCCCTGACCTCAGCGCCACCTAGTGGTAGCGCCACCCCGACGGCCGCCACATCGCCCAGCAGCGAGGACGGTAGCAAATGCAACGGGCATCTGCTTCAGGGCGCGACGGGTTCAGTTCTAAGCCGACTGAACGGAGACTTCAGGCCAGGATTGAGAAAGAGTGAAATCTTGACCCCTGACCTCTTTAGTGAGCTCAATGGACCGGAAATCCTGAAACTGAGACAACAGCTTCAGCAG GTGGAACGTGAAAAAGCGTCTTTGCTCAACAGCTTGCAGGAATCACAAGCTTTGCTCCGTCACACACAGGGGGCGCTGACGGAGCAGCACGACAAGAACATTCGCTTGGGCGAACGCTTCCGAAAACTTCGCCGCCAGCGCAGCAGCAAGGAAAAcaaggaggaagaggaggacgAAGAAGAGGAGGCAACATGCATCCCTGGTGTCCAGGAGGGCCCGAGTCTGGAATTGCTGCAATGTAAATACAGGGTGGCTGTGACGGAGGTCGTCGGACTGAAGGCGGAGCTTAAGGAGGTGAAGGATAGATATAATGAGTGCGTGGAGGCAAGAGTGCGGGCGGAGGAGCAGGGCAAGGTGCAGATGCAAGGGCTGGAGACGCAAGTGGCGCAACTGGAGCGCAGCTGCAGGGAAAGCCGAGAGAAGGCGGTGAATCTGGAGCGCCAGCTGCGGGCAGCCAATAACACGGCTTTGGAGACGCAGGGAATCCTGGGAAATGCTCAAGACGAGCTGGCGACATTTAGTGAGGAGTTAGCGCAACTTTACCACCACGTCTGCCTGTGCAACAATGAGACACCCAACCGCGTTACGCTGGACTATTACCGGCAGGGCCGGACCCCGACGCGCATGCCCAAGGGGCAGGACGACCACCGCGTGCTGTTGACCCCACGGCTCGCACGCCGCTTAGCGGCGATTAACGCCGCGACATCCGCCGAGTCCCGCAGCCCGTCGGACTCACCATCCAAAGAACCTCTCACTGCTGAGCAGAGCCCGGTCCGTACGCCGCTGGGTTCGCCTGTTGTTAGTGCCTCTTCATCGTCGTCCTCGTCATCCCCAGCACCCGAGTCGGCCACGTGCTCCGACCTCCGCCGCGAACCCACCAACATCCACCACCTCAACGCCATTATCCGCGACCAGATCAAGCACTTGCAGAAAGCGGTGGACCGCTCACTCCAGCTGTCCCGCCAGAGAGCGGCCGCCAGTGAACTCGCCCCGCTGATGGACAAGGACAAGGAGGCCTGCATGGAGGAGATTCTCAAGCTCAAGTCTCTCCTGAGCACAAAGAGGGAGCAGATCGCAACCTTGCGCCTTGTGCTCAAAGCCAACAAGCAG ACGGCTGAGGTGGCTCTGGCCAATCTGAAGAGTAAATACGAGAACGAGAAGACCATGGTGACGGAGACCATGATGAAGCTGAGGAACGAGCTAAAGGCCTTGAAAGAGGATGCGGCCACCTTCTCTTCACTAAGAGCCATGTTTGCCACACG GTGTGATGAGTATGTGTCTCAGCTGGACGAGATGCAGAGACAACTCGCTGCGGCGGAGGACGAGAAAAAGACCCTCAACTCTCTCCTCCGCATGGCCATCCAGCAAAAACTCGCCCTCACGCAGAAACTAGAAGACCTGGAGTTTGACCAAGAGCAGTCACACCGGACCCGCGTGGGAAAACCGTCCCGGCTGAGGAGCAGCACGCCCAAA ATAGTCAGCAGCCTCCTCCTGCCTCAGTGCCACAGCGCCACCAAGAACTAA
- the LOC127164369 gene encoding protein bicaudal D homolog 1 isoform X2: protein MAAGGGGGGCGESVDHYRAEVERLTRELAEANREKVRAAECGLAVLEENQTLKQQYAELEAEQETLRQELEQLQEAFSQAYTTQRKVAEDGETNEETLLQESATKEAYYMGRLLEQQAELKSSRSHASCTEAENERLGSILQELRESNEMLELQRSRMREEIREYKFREARLLQDYTELEEENISLQKLVSTLKQNQVEYEGLKHEIKVLEEETALLNSQLEDALRLKDISESQLEEALDSLKSEREQKYALRKELAHHLTVCDGGFSSGCAHLIALTSAPPSGSATPTAATSPSSEDGSKCNGHLLQGATGSVLSRLNGDFRPGLRKSEILTPDLFSELNGPEILKLRQQLQQVEREKASLLNSLQESQALLRHTQGALTEQHDKNIRLGERFRKLRRQRSSKENKEEEEDEEEEATCIPGVQEGPSLELLQCKYRVAVTEVVGLKAELKEVKDRYNECVEARVRAEEQGKVQMQGLETQVAQLERSCRESREKAVNLERQLRAANNTALETQGILGNAQDELATFSEELAQLYHHVCLCNNETPNRVTLDYYRQGRTPTRMPKGQDDHRVLLTPRLARRLAAINAATSAESRSPSDSPSKEPLTAEQSPVRTPLGSPVVSASSSSSSSSPAPESATCSDLRREPTNIHHLNAIIRDQIKHLQKAVDRSLQLSRQRAAASELAPLMDKDKEACMEEILKLKSLLSTKREQIATLRLVLKANKQTAEVALANLKSKYENEKTMVTETMMKLRNELKALKEDAATFSSLRAMFATRCDEYVSQLDEMQRQLAAAEDEKKTLNSLLRMAIQQKLALTQKLEDLEFDQEQSHRTRVGKPSRLRSSTPKVSGTPIPPLPDTPLTITEVLTAAAAITSPTTPTFTPIQPSAPNSPPSLEAPSSPASSSSSSWTPPTTPYRHWTMGVRAYVVEPHTYANLPTHTSILARRYASESHYSPGSAPSSPYRSPLLASRRSLWSSIQSRPLPSHFLRSTSRYMPPSSNYSPLYPRNYGSQHPRY from the exons GCTTTCAGCCAGGCGTACACCACCCAAAGGAAGGTGGCTGAAGACGGGGAGACCAACGAGGAGACGCTGTTGCAGGAGTCGGCCACTAAGGAAGCGTACTACATGGGTCGCCTGCTGGAGCAGCAGGCCGAGCTGAAGAGCAGCAGATCGCATGCGTCCTGCACGGAGGCCGAGAACGAGAGACTCGGCAGCATCCTACAGGAGCTGAGAGAG AGTAATGAGATGTTGGAGTTGCAGAGAAGCCGCATGAGAGAGGAGATCAGGGAGTATAAATTCAGAGAGGCCAGATTACTGCAAGACTACACCGAACTGGAGGAGGAGAACATCTCGCTGCAGAAACTGGTGTCCACGCTCAAGCAGAACCAG GTGGAATATGAAGGCTTGAAGCACGAAATCAAAGTTCTGGAGGAGGAAACAGCCTTGCTCAACAGCCAATTAGAAGATGCGCTGCGCCTGAAGGACATCTCTGAGAGCCAGTTAGAAGAGGCTTTGGATTCTCTGAAAAGCGAGCGAGAACAAAAGTATGCGTTGCGTAAAGAATTAGCACATCATCTGACCGTGTGCGACGGGGGTTTCAGCTCAGGCTGTGCCCATCTGATCGCCCTGACCTCAGCGCCACCTAGTGGTAGCGCCACCCCGACGGCCGCCACATCGCCCAGCAGCGAGGACGGTAGCAAATGCAACGGGCATCTGCTTCAGGGCGCGACGGGTTCAGTTCTAAGCCGACTGAACGGAGACTTCAGGCCAGGATTGAGAAAGAGTGAAATCTTGACCCCTGACCTCTTTAGTGAGCTCAATGGACCGGAAATCCTGAAACTGAGACAACAGCTTCAGCAG GTGGAACGTGAAAAAGCGTCTTTGCTCAACAGCTTGCAGGAATCACAAGCTTTGCTCCGTCACACACAGGGGGCGCTGACGGAGCAGCACGACAAGAACATTCGCTTGGGCGAACGCTTCCGAAAACTTCGCCGCCAGCGCAGCAGCAAGGAAAAcaaggaggaagaggaggacgAAGAAGAGGAGGCAACATGCATCCCTGGTGTCCAGGAGGGCCCGAGTCTGGAATTGCTGCAATGTAAATACAGGGTGGCTGTGACGGAGGTCGTCGGACTGAAGGCGGAGCTTAAGGAGGTGAAGGATAGATATAATGAGTGCGTGGAGGCAAGAGTGCGGGCGGAGGAGCAGGGCAAGGTGCAGATGCAAGGGCTGGAGACGCAAGTGGCGCAACTGGAGCGCAGCTGCAGGGAAAGCCGAGAGAAGGCGGTGAATCTGGAGCGCCAGCTGCGGGCAGCCAATAACACGGCTTTGGAGACGCAGGGAATCCTGGGAAATGCTCAAGACGAGCTGGCGACATTTAGTGAGGAGTTAGCGCAACTTTACCACCACGTCTGCCTGTGCAACAATGAGACACCCAACCGCGTTACGCTGGACTATTACCGGCAGGGCCGGACCCCGACGCGCATGCCCAAGGGGCAGGACGACCACCGCGTGCTGTTGACCCCACGGCTCGCACGCCGCTTAGCGGCGATTAACGCCGCGACATCCGCCGAGTCCCGCAGCCCGTCGGACTCACCATCCAAAGAACCTCTCACTGCTGAGCAGAGCCCGGTCCGTACGCCGCTGGGTTCGCCTGTTGTTAGTGCCTCTTCATCGTCGTCCTCGTCATCCCCAGCACCCGAGTCGGCCACGTGCTCCGACCTCCGCCGCGAACCCACCAACATCCACCACCTCAACGCCATTATCCGCGACCAGATCAAGCACTTGCAGAAAGCGGTGGACCGCTCACTCCAGCTGTCCCGCCAGAGAGCGGCCGCCAGTGAACTCGCCCCGCTGATGGACAAGGACAAGGAGGCCTGCATGGAGGAGATTCTCAAGCTCAAGTCTCTCCTGAGCACAAAGAGGGAGCAGATCGCAACCTTGCGCCTTGTGCTCAAAGCCAACAAGCAG ACGGCTGAGGTGGCTCTGGCCAATCTGAAGAGTAAATACGAGAACGAGAAGACCATGGTGACGGAGACCATGATGAAGCTGAGGAACGAGCTAAAGGCCTTGAAAGAGGATGCGGCCACCTTCTCTTCACTAAGAGCCATGTTTGCCACACG GTGTGATGAGTATGTGTCTCAGCTGGACGAGATGCAGAGACAACTCGCTGCGGCGGAGGACGAGAAAAAGACCCTCAACTCTCTCCTCCGCATGGCCATCCAGCAAAAACTCGCCCTCACGCAGAAACTAGAAGACCTGGAGTTTGACCAAGAGCAGTCACACCGGACCCGCGTGGGAAAACCGTCCCGGCTGAGGAGCAGCACGCCCAAAGTAAGTGGAACGCCAATCCCGCCCCTCCCCGACACCCCTTTGACAATTACCGAGGTCCTTACGGCGGCAGCCGCCATCACCTCGCCCACAACACCCACCTTTACACCCATCCAGCCGTCCGCCCCCAACAGCCCGCCCTCTTTGGAGGCCCCGTCATCTCCCGCATCATCCTCATCGTCCTCCTGGACGCCCCCAACCACCCCCTACCGCCATTGGACGATGGGCGTCCGGGCATATGTCGTCGAACCGCACACTTACGCCAACCTACCTACTCATACCTCCATCCTGGCCCGTCGCTATGCAAGCGAGTCGCACTACTCCCCAGGCTCCGCCCCTTCCTCGCCCTACCGCTCGCCCCTATTGGCCAGTCGCCGCTCCCTGTGGAGCTCAATCCAGTCCCGCCCCCTTCCCAGCCACTTTCTGCGCTCTACGTCCCGCTACATGCCCCCTTCGTCCAACTACAGCCCTTTGTATCCCAGAAACTACGGCTCCCAGCATCCCCGCTATTGA
- the LOC127164369 gene encoding protein bicaudal D homolog 1 isoform X1, which yields MAAGGGGGGCGESVDHYRAEVERLTRELAEANREKVRAAECGLAVLEENQTLKQQYAELEAEQETLRQELEQLQEVQAFSQAYTTQRKVAEDGETNEETLLQESATKEAYYMGRLLEQQAELKSSRSHASCTEAENERLGSILQELRESNEMLELQRSRMREEIREYKFREARLLQDYTELEEENISLQKLVSTLKQNQVEYEGLKHEIKVLEEETALLNSQLEDALRLKDISESQLEEALDSLKSEREQKYALRKELAHHLTVCDGGFSSGCAHLIALTSAPPSGSATPTAATSPSSEDGSKCNGHLLQGATGSVLSRLNGDFRPGLRKSEILTPDLFSELNGPEILKLRQQLQQVEREKASLLNSLQESQALLRHTQGALTEQHDKNIRLGERFRKLRRQRSSKENKEEEEDEEEEATCIPGVQEGPSLELLQCKYRVAVTEVVGLKAELKEVKDRYNECVEARVRAEEQGKVQMQGLETQVAQLERSCRESREKAVNLERQLRAANNTALETQGILGNAQDELATFSEELAQLYHHVCLCNNETPNRVTLDYYRQGRTPTRMPKGQDDHRVLLTPRLARRLAAINAATSAESRSPSDSPSKEPLTAEQSPVRTPLGSPVVSASSSSSSSSPAPESATCSDLRREPTNIHHLNAIIRDQIKHLQKAVDRSLQLSRQRAAASELAPLMDKDKEACMEEILKLKSLLSTKREQIATLRLVLKANKQTAEVALANLKSKYENEKTMVTETMMKLRNELKALKEDAATFSSLRAMFATRCDEYVSQLDEMQRQLAAAEDEKKTLNSLLRMAIQQKLALTQKLEDLEFDQEQSHRTRVGKPSRLRSSTPKVSGTPIPPLPDTPLTITEVLTAAAAITSPTTPTFTPIQPSAPNSPPSLEAPSSPASSSSSSWTPPTTPYRHWTMGVRAYVVEPHTYANLPTHTSILARRYASESHYSPGSAPSSPYRSPLLASRRSLWSSIQSRPLPSHFLRSTSRYMPPSSNYSPLYPRNYGSQHPRY from the exons GCTTTCAGCCAGGCGTACACCACCCAAAGGAAGGTGGCTGAAGACGGGGAGACCAACGAGGAGACGCTGTTGCAGGAGTCGGCCACTAAGGAAGCGTACTACATGGGTCGCCTGCTGGAGCAGCAGGCCGAGCTGAAGAGCAGCAGATCGCATGCGTCCTGCACGGAGGCCGAGAACGAGAGACTCGGCAGCATCCTACAGGAGCTGAGAGAG AGTAATGAGATGTTGGAGTTGCAGAGAAGCCGCATGAGAGAGGAGATCAGGGAGTATAAATTCAGAGAGGCCAGATTACTGCAAGACTACACCGAACTGGAGGAGGAGAACATCTCGCTGCAGAAACTGGTGTCCACGCTCAAGCAGAACCAG GTGGAATATGAAGGCTTGAAGCACGAAATCAAAGTTCTGGAGGAGGAAACAGCCTTGCTCAACAGCCAATTAGAAGATGCGCTGCGCCTGAAGGACATCTCTGAGAGCCAGTTAGAAGAGGCTTTGGATTCTCTGAAAAGCGAGCGAGAACAAAAGTATGCGTTGCGTAAAGAATTAGCACATCATCTGACCGTGTGCGACGGGGGTTTCAGCTCAGGCTGTGCCCATCTGATCGCCCTGACCTCAGCGCCACCTAGTGGTAGCGCCACCCCGACGGCCGCCACATCGCCCAGCAGCGAGGACGGTAGCAAATGCAACGGGCATCTGCTTCAGGGCGCGACGGGTTCAGTTCTAAGCCGACTGAACGGAGACTTCAGGCCAGGATTGAGAAAGAGTGAAATCTTGACCCCTGACCTCTTTAGTGAGCTCAATGGACCGGAAATCCTGAAACTGAGACAACAGCTTCAGCAG GTGGAACGTGAAAAAGCGTCTTTGCTCAACAGCTTGCAGGAATCACAAGCTTTGCTCCGTCACACACAGGGGGCGCTGACGGAGCAGCACGACAAGAACATTCGCTTGGGCGAACGCTTCCGAAAACTTCGCCGCCAGCGCAGCAGCAAGGAAAAcaaggaggaagaggaggacgAAGAAGAGGAGGCAACATGCATCCCTGGTGTCCAGGAGGGCCCGAGTCTGGAATTGCTGCAATGTAAATACAGGGTGGCTGTGACGGAGGTCGTCGGACTGAAGGCGGAGCTTAAGGAGGTGAAGGATAGATATAATGAGTGCGTGGAGGCAAGAGTGCGGGCGGAGGAGCAGGGCAAGGTGCAGATGCAAGGGCTGGAGACGCAAGTGGCGCAACTGGAGCGCAGCTGCAGGGAAAGCCGAGAGAAGGCGGTGAATCTGGAGCGCCAGCTGCGGGCAGCCAATAACACGGCTTTGGAGACGCAGGGAATCCTGGGAAATGCTCAAGACGAGCTGGCGACATTTAGTGAGGAGTTAGCGCAACTTTACCACCACGTCTGCCTGTGCAACAATGAGACACCCAACCGCGTTACGCTGGACTATTACCGGCAGGGCCGGACCCCGACGCGCATGCCCAAGGGGCAGGACGACCACCGCGTGCTGTTGACCCCACGGCTCGCACGCCGCTTAGCGGCGATTAACGCCGCGACATCCGCCGAGTCCCGCAGCCCGTCGGACTCACCATCCAAAGAACCTCTCACTGCTGAGCAGAGCCCGGTCCGTACGCCGCTGGGTTCGCCTGTTGTTAGTGCCTCTTCATCGTCGTCCTCGTCATCCCCAGCACCCGAGTCGGCCACGTGCTCCGACCTCCGCCGCGAACCCACCAACATCCACCACCTCAACGCCATTATCCGCGACCAGATCAAGCACTTGCAGAAAGCGGTGGACCGCTCACTCCAGCTGTCCCGCCAGAGAGCGGCCGCCAGTGAACTCGCCCCGCTGATGGACAAGGACAAGGAGGCCTGCATGGAGGAGATTCTCAAGCTCAAGTCTCTCCTGAGCACAAAGAGGGAGCAGATCGCAACCTTGCGCCTTGTGCTCAAAGCCAACAAGCAG ACGGCTGAGGTGGCTCTGGCCAATCTGAAGAGTAAATACGAGAACGAGAAGACCATGGTGACGGAGACCATGATGAAGCTGAGGAACGAGCTAAAGGCCTTGAAAGAGGATGCGGCCACCTTCTCTTCACTAAGAGCCATGTTTGCCACACG GTGTGATGAGTATGTGTCTCAGCTGGACGAGATGCAGAGACAACTCGCTGCGGCGGAGGACGAGAAAAAGACCCTCAACTCTCTCCTCCGCATGGCCATCCAGCAAAAACTCGCCCTCACGCAGAAACTAGAAGACCTGGAGTTTGACCAAGAGCAGTCACACCGGACCCGCGTGGGAAAACCGTCCCGGCTGAGGAGCAGCACGCCCAAAGTAAGTGGAACGCCAATCCCGCCCCTCCCCGACACCCCTTTGACAATTACCGAGGTCCTTACGGCGGCAGCCGCCATCACCTCGCCCACAACACCCACCTTTACACCCATCCAGCCGTCCGCCCCCAACAGCCCGCCCTCTTTGGAGGCCCCGTCATCTCCCGCATCATCCTCATCGTCCTCCTGGACGCCCCCAACCACCCCCTACCGCCATTGGACGATGGGCGTCCGGGCATATGTCGTCGAACCGCACACTTACGCCAACCTACCTACTCATACCTCCATCCTGGCCCGTCGCTATGCAAGCGAGTCGCACTACTCCCCAGGCTCCGCCCCTTCCTCGCCCTACCGCTCGCCCCTATTGGCCAGTCGCCGCTCCCTGTGGAGCTCAATCCAGTCCCGCCCCCTTCCCAGCCACTTTCTGCGCTCTACGTCCCGCTACATGCCCCCTTCGTCCAACTACAGCCCTTTGTATCCCAGAAACTACGGCTCCCAGCATCCCCGCTATTGA